From a region of the Dehalococcoidales bacterium genome:
- a CDS encoding amidohydrolase family protein produces MIIDSHTHIFPPDFIARREELITDTCFAELYANQKACMVTAEDLVASMDESGVDVSVAAAISWGDAGLCSAHNDYIIDAVKRFHGRIIGLGMVVINMATNPLQELERIRTGGLAGIGELRPVIGGDAPANEEAIGQVMDYLAAHDMVLMMHASEPTGHLYPGKGKLTPENVYKFVKQYPDVKIILGHLGGGLPFYLLQPEVKQGCRNVYYDSAAMPYLYESRAYRITAELAGVEKILFGSDFPLISQKRALEYLFDAGFGREDKNRVLGSNASRLFSIQMEGN; encoded by the coding sequence ATGATTATTGATTCTCATACCCATATTTTCCCGCCGGACTTTATTGCCCGCAGGGAAGAGCTAATAACAGATACGTGCTTTGCCGAATTGTACGCAAACCAGAAAGCGTGCATGGTAACTGCTGAAGATCTGGTAGCCAGCATGGATGAATCAGGAGTAGACGTTTCAGTGGCTGCAGCAATCAGTTGGGGTGATGCCGGTCTGTGTTCTGCTCATAACGATTACATTATAGATGCCGTAAAAAGGTTTCACGGGCGGATTATCGGATTAGGAATGGTTGTAATTAATATGGCAACCAATCCGTTACAGGAGCTTGAACGTATTCGAACCGGAGGATTAGCCGGTATAGGAGAACTGCGTCCGGTTATTGGCGGAGATGCTCCTGCAAATGAAGAAGCAATCGGTCAGGTGATGGATTATCTGGCAGCACATGATATGGTGCTCATGATGCATGCATCAGAACCAACCGGTCATTTATATCCGGGCAAGGGGAAATTGACGCCTGAAAATGTGTATAAGTTCGTAAAACAATACCCGGACGTAAAAATTATACTCGGGCATTTGGGTGGGGGTTTACCGTTTTACCTTCTACAACCGGAAGTAAAACAGGGCTGCCGGAACGTTTATTATGACAGTGCTGCAATGCCATATCTTTACGAAAGCCGTGCTTATCGGATTACGGCTGAGCTTGCTGGCGTAGAAAAAATACTGTTTGGGAGCGATTTTCCGCTCATCAGCCAGAAGAGGGCTTTGGAATACCTTTTCGATGCTGGTTTTGGGAGGGAGGATAAAAATAGGGTGCTGGG
- a CDS encoding ABC transporter permease subunit: MLNQLKTEFFKLRKRWLPYVLMVVMLASVLLPIVINYINYNDILSKYPELNDVEVIINPDGSTEITGLPHPEPGSSFDFESSFLARQLARYKQSLVLPGAMENVFNSVPGFGMFLVIVFAASVIGNEYAWGTVRQSIARGTSRLSYFVAKLLTSAIGAAAGILIAVLAGFIATIITSLLVEGAILWEGFAAWFFTSLGCSFLVIAVYLAMANFFAVALRSAMAGMAVAVAWFIGESIVLALVSMSTGWLADTSVYFISYNTSQLLSIGGAEGFDGFLWKPVLILAGYIVVFIAGAYGVFRRQDLNA; encoded by the coding sequence GTGCTTAATCAGCTAAAAACAGAATTTTTCAAGCTTAGAAAACGCTGGTTGCCCTACGTATTGATGGTGGTGATGCTTGCCAGTGTGCTGCTGCCGATAGTGATTAACTATATTAATTACAACGATATTTTAAGCAAATACCCCGAGCTTAACGATGTGGAAGTCATCATCAACCCGGATGGTTCAACGGAAATTACCGGCCTGCCTCATCCTGAGCCAGGTTCGAGTTTTGATTTTGAAAGTTCCTTCCTTGCCCGACAACTTGCCCGCTATAAACAGTCGCTGGTTTTGCCCGGGGCAATGGAGAACGTTTTTAATTCGGTTCCCGGCTTTGGTATGTTTTTGGTAATCGTATTTGCCGCTTCCGTTATAGGCAACGAATACGCATGGGGAACCGTCCGCCAGTCTATTGCCCGGGGTACCAGCCGTTTGTCCTATTTTGTCGCTAAACTCTTAACTTCAGCCATTGGCGCCGCCGCCGGGATTCTTATTGCAGTTTTGGCTGGTTTTATCGCTACCATTATTACCAGTCTGTTGGTGGAAGGGGCGATATTATGGGAGGGGTTTGCAGCCTGGTTTTTCACTTCCCTTGGATGCAGCTTTCTGGTTATTGCAGTGTATCTGGCCATGGCAAACTTTTTTGCGGTGGCACTGCGTTCTGCGATGGCCGGGATGGCAGTAGCGGTGGCATGGTTTATTGGGGAAAGTATTGTGCTGGCTCTTGTTTCCATGTCAACCGGGTGGCTGGCAGATACCAGCGTCTATTTTATCAGTTATAACACATCCCAGCTGCTGTCTATAGGAGGGGCTGAAGGATTTGACGGGTTTTTATGGAAGCCAGTTTTGATACTTGCTGGCTATATTGTTGTATTTATTGCCGGGGCTTACGGCGTCTTCCGAAGGCAGGACTTGAACGCCTGA
- a CDS encoding ABC transporter ATP-binding protein — MEQSIVIRTCGLTKHFNTARKKMVAVDNLNIEVPQGSIFGCLGPNGSGKTTTIGMLLGLIRPSAGSIELFGQNMSQEGPKLLERTSSVLENSPMYPYLSGRDNLEVFARMRGVVDYRKIDEVLDIVGLAKRAGSPSRTYSLGMRQRLSIALALLSDPELIILDEPTNGLDPSGIIDIRDIIRQLGEQGKTIFLSSHLLHEVEQVCNYVAVLNRGKVIARGPVEELLHGGNTLEMKVNDINAASLLLADVSWISTIEADDEYLYITADEAKHPDINEMLVRSGIKVFEMKKSSNSLEDFFLDAIEEGYQEAGSA, encoded by the coding sequence TTGGAACAGAGCATTGTTATCCGGACCTGTGGATTAACCAAACATTTCAATACTGCCCGTAAGAAGATGGTTGCGGTAGATAATTTAAACATCGAAGTTCCCCAGGGCAGTATCTTTGGGTGTTTGGGGCCAAATGGGAGCGGAAAAACTACCACCATTGGCATGTTACTGGGATTAATCCGGCCATCAGCCGGCTCTATAGAGCTTTTTGGCCAGAACATGAGTCAGGAAGGCCCAAAACTACTTGAGCGTACCAGTTCTGTGCTTGAAAACTCGCCCATGTACCCTTATTTGTCTGGTCGTGACAATCTGGAAGTGTTTGCCCGTATGAGAGGAGTAGTAGACTACCGCAAAATTGATGAAGTTCTTGATATTGTCGGGTTGGCGAAAAGAGCCGGCAGCCCATCCCGGACTTATTCACTGGGTATGCGCCAGCGGCTTTCTATTGCGCTTGCACTACTTAGCGACCCGGAACTTATCATCCTGGATGAGCCTACTAATGGGCTGGATCCTTCCGGCATCATCGATATCAGGGATATTATCAGACAGCTTGGCGAGCAGGGCAAGACAATCTTTCTTTCGTCCCATCTACTCCATGAAGTTGAGCAGGTGTGTAACTATGTGGCAGTGTTAAACCGGGGCAAAGTGATCGCCCGGGGACCGGTTGAGGAACTTTTACACGGAGGCAATACACTGGAAATGAAGGTAAATGACATCAATGCTGCTTCCTTACTGCTTGCAGATGTTTCATGGATAAGCACTATTGAAGCAGACGATGAGTATTTGTATATAACTGCTGATGAAGCAAAGCACCCTGACATCAACGAAATGCTGGTGCGTTCCGGTATAAAAGTATTCGAAATGAAAAAATCATCCAATTCGCTGGAAGATTTCTTTCTGGATGCTATCGAAGAGGGGTATCAGGAGGCGGGAAGTGCTTAA
- a CDS encoding presenilin family intramembrane aspartyl protease translates to MIAHLLVFLVVTRMDPFFEEKEIYVPSQPSEEVIWWPGEITTPSGDIIEAPAYSSAGPVVIYIIAVAVILGLVLFFIPLWALKILLRVLFAALFGWGAFVISVFYLPYQAAIAIAVMLGVIWFAKPFVWLHNLALVAALAAVASVFGRFISPWTAMVIILALAVYDFLAVRFGFMTWMADRLAKSDTLPAIVIPKDHHGWKLNLKKEGITDILESKSDARSYSILGGGDIAFPGLLTAAVYFSEGLVPAITIAIFGFGGLVLAYIIQAVFLKGRAMPALPPIAALAVVGLLII, encoded by the coding sequence GTGATCGCCCACCTTCTTGTTTTTCTGGTAGTGACCAGGATGGACCCTTTTTTTGAAGAGAAGGAAATATACGTACCAAGCCAGCCTTCCGAAGAAGTAATCTGGTGGCCGGGAGAGATCACTACCCCATCCGGTGACATAATCGAGGCGCCGGCATACTCCTCTGCCGGGCCGGTGGTGATTTATATTATTGCCGTAGCGGTTATTTTGGGGCTGGTACTCTTTTTTATACCTCTCTGGGCACTAAAAATACTTCTGAGAGTGTTGTTTGCGGCCTTGTTTGGCTGGGGGGCATTTGTTATCAGCGTGTTTTACCTGCCTTATCAGGCTGCAATAGCCATAGCTGTTATGCTCGGGGTTATCTGGTTTGCCAAACCCTTTGTGTGGCTCCATAACCTGGCATTGGTAGCAGCTCTGGCAGCCGTTGCTTCTGTATTCGGCCGGTTCATTTCGCCGTGGACAGCTATGGTAATTATACTGGCCCTGGCGGTGTATGATTTCCTGGCGGTACGTTTTGGATTTATGACATGGATGGCTGACCGCCTGGCAAAATCGGATACACTTCCGGCGATTGTGATTCCCAAAGACCACCATGGGTGGAAACTGAATCTGAAAAAAGAAGGGATTACAGATATCCTTGAGTCAAAGTCCGATGCGCGCAGCTATTCTATTCTGGGCGGAGGGGATATCGCGTTTCCGGGTTTGTTGACTGCTGCGGTTTATTTCTCCGAGGGATTGGTCCCGGCGATTACAATTGCAATTTTTGGATTTGGTGGGCTGGTATTGGCTTATATAATCCAAGCTGTTTTTCTTAAAGGCCGGGCTATGCCTGCATTGCCGCCGATTGCGGCTCTGGCGGTGGTAGGTTTGCTGATTATATAA
- a CDS encoding rubrerythrin family protein, translating to MSKTIKGTQTEKNLLAAFAGESQARNRYTFFASQARKEGYEQIAVIFTETAQNEKEHAEVFFKYLEGGEVEITGSFPAGVIGNTLANLKAAADGEKMEWSIIYAEAEKTARQEGFEDIAVSFKEIAEVEEFHEERYRKLAKNIAEGKVFKRDKPVKWHCTNCGYIHEGTEAPDECPACKHAKAYYEILAENY from the coding sequence ATGAGCAAAACTATTAAAGGTACCCAAACAGAAAAGAACCTGCTGGCTGCTTTCGCCGGAGAATCCCAGGCAAGAAATCGCTACACTTTCTTTGCAAGTCAGGCTCGCAAGGAAGGTTACGAGCAAATTGCTGTTATTTTCACCGAGACTGCGCAAAATGAAAAGGAACACGCCGAGGTGTTTTTTAAGTACCTCGAAGGTGGCGAAGTTGAAATTACTGGGTCTTTTCCGGCAGGTGTAATTGGAAACACTTTAGCAAATCTTAAGGCTGCTGCTGATGGTGAAAAAATGGAGTGGAGTATAATCTATGCAGAGGCAGAAAAAACTGCCCGACAGGAAGGGTTTGAGGATATTGCAGTATCATTTAAAGAAATTGCCGAAGTTGAAGAATTTCACGAAGAAAGATATCGTAAACTAGCCAAAAATATTGCCGAAGGCAAGGTGTTTAAACGGGATAAGCCGGTAAAATGGCACTGCACAAATTGTGGTTATATTCATGAAGGCACCGAAGCTCCGGATGAATGCCCTGCATGCAAACACGCTAAAGCCTACTACGAAATTCTGGCTGAAAACTATTAG